The genomic DNA TCATTGTGTGAAGCGTGGATTCATGTTGGGtgttcattattttgatgattaTTTAATGGATGCCTCTTTGAATATTACCCATGAAAATAAACCCACATGTTACATatacatgacattttttttgatCATGAATTCTCCACTCTGACTCCTGTATGTATTAGACTAGACATGAGAAAGTCACTTTAATGTCTTGTACTTTTGAACATAAAGCAATTACCTTTGtgtccaacaacaacaaattatCATCAAACAAGCAATTTGTGCAAAAGCTGCAGGGTTAACTGCTTTATGCACAATTTGAATTGGAAATTTGTAGCAACTGATGACAGGGTCTTAAGGTGGGCCTTGCAATCCTTGTTACCCAATCTTGATACCCTGTGTTCATGTGACAATATTTAAGACCTTCTTTACAGTATTGTACATCCATGCATATTCCAAAAAATGTTGGCATTTCACAGTAGGAAAAGGATGTAAATATTAATTGTTCAAAAATCTGGTATTATGCATCCACCACTGCTTGGTGACTCAGTGTCACAAATCGATTAGTAAAACAGCTAAATCATGGGGTAAATCATGAGGTAAATGTATGGACCCCTATTTGATTCAAAATTAAATTGATAAAcaagttcattattattaaatatgtttctatTATTATGAAGTATGTATCCATTATTATAAAGTATGTAGGCTATCCGCATAATAGTTTATTTCATAGTACCGTTTTACAGAATGGCgttttatttcaaaatgccATTTTACAGTGTAAAAGTGTAAATGACTTTTTGCCAGTGGGTTGGACCTACACGCTCTTTGTCTGATCCTTCTCTGGTCTATGGCAATAAACTATGTTATAGTGAAAATAAGATATATCAAATTATGATGAGATCatatatcataataatgaaaatatatatttccttCTAATTAACCTATTTATCAATTTAACTGCTGGGCCCCATTTTAATCAAATGGGGCCCAGCAGCTCATTTTGCTCCTGAACCGCGTTGCACCGGCCGTGCTACATGCGCATGCGCGTGAGAAAACGAGCGCGGAAGTGGCTGCTGAACTACTGCCGAGTTGTTTACAGCTACATATGTTCAGATATCAAACCACGCTGAAACCTAGTTTATATAAGGAGCTCTACAGATGTCTTGAACATGGCAAAGGTTATTCGGACAGCAGCTTTGGTTTTATTCCTCTGGAGTGTTTTCATGCAGTTCAGTCGCATGTCAGGTGAGTCTGAGGAGGTAGCTGCGACTTCACAGCAAATGTAGCTGAAGGTCGGCTATCTCAGGGGATTAAAAGCATGCTGAGCTATTTgttatagtgtatagtgtaatcgtcatttgttatttttagtgtAGAGACGTAACAGCTGTGTCATAGTTCTTATGAATTCCTCTATCAGTGTCCTGTAGTTAACCCCAATAGTTATTCATGTCCCTGGTGAGACAGGCTgctgactgtttcttctttatgTGCTTCCTCCAGGTCTTGGAGTCAATGAACTCTTGTATTTCCGAGTCATCAGTCCAGAGGAGATAGGTTACATCTTCAGCGCAGCACCTGCTAAAGACTTTGGAGGAGACTTTGTGAGTACCCTGCCCTCGTCTGGATTGTATTTGTTGCCTCaaagacacacatgtacacTCACCATTTAAtaacattcttcttcttctctcctcctatACCCAGACATCATCATACGATGAGATTTTCCTGGTGCCAGCAGACCCAGCAGATGGCTGTTCAGACCTGAAGGACAAAGAAATCATCCAGGGACAAGTCATTCTAGTGGAGAGGGGGTACGCACATGTGTCTTGTAACCATACTCTACAATCACAAGACACCTCATTAGGGACACATATGCAATATAGTTAAatctaatacaacagctcttccataaattctacatttatcaactttatacattttcaaaaagtgataattctactttatttttttattactgaggtcgtacTAAGTGGGGGTGATAtactgaggtgcattatattgaatggtggtCCTTATATTTTTCCCCTCTcgtgtatgttaatggagtcgacaaaatattaggaacactatTCAacataatgcaccctaatacatCACTATCatccactatgacctcaatgataaacataaagtagaattatcacctttctcaCAATGTCatcaaaaattgaaaatgtataagcttcataaatgtagaatttaaagcagagctgttgtattggattaaattagagtacacaggtgtacctaataaaaaGGCCAGTGAGTGATATGTGCACCTATACCAGTAATGCTCAGATGATTTACACAGAAAACCAGTGCTGAAAAACTGGAACTGAAATCTTGGGTGGAGATATTTAGTAGTGGCTGGGTGGGTGGGGAACGAGGTACTTTGAAGCTGTGGCCTGAGATAAAGCTTTACGAAATGACAAGACAATGATTTAAGCTTAGGCGTGCTTGAATGTATATTTGAAAAAGTCTGTCTGGACCAGAGTTTATCATGTGTCCTGTTTGAGGGTCGGCACAGATTATTACAGGTGGCTCTTTGTTGCTGTTTGTCTAAAACTAAGAATTGACTTCAACCTGTAGGCCTCTTAAACATGCGTTACTGTTTCAGTTGCAGCCTTACAAATGGAATTTCATTAATAATTAAGAGAAACCTAACAGATTGTTAAAGTCCCCTTCTCctctaaaaaatatatgtttttcttcttgttcctacagttgactttttgagcttctctgtgcagaatgatgtaca from Scomber japonicus isolate fScoJap1 chromosome 9, fScoJap1.pri, whole genome shotgun sequence includes the following:
- the LOC128364756 gene encoding protease-associated domain-containing protein 1-like; translation: MAKVIRTAALVLFLWSVFMQFSRMSGLGVNELLYFRVISPEEIGYIFSAAPAKDFGGDFTSSYDEIFLVPADPADGCSDLKDKEIIQGQVILVERGSCSFVQKARNVEEAGGKAVLIADNVVDNDSQYLDMITDGSTAKPSIPALFLLGRDGMMIKRSLQRQALPWAVISIPVNVSSLASFPLKQPPWTLW